The following nucleotide sequence is from Chloroflexota bacterium.
TAAAGCTATTATCTGGCACGCTTTCGCAGTTGAATTATGATGTTGTTGAGGCTAAAAACGGTGTTGAGGCCTGGCAAATTCTTCAACAGCGCACTATTCGCCTGGTAATTACCGATTGGGTGATGCCCGAAATGGATGGTATTACGCTGACACGCTTGATCCGCGAAACCGAAATGGCGGGTTATATTTATATCATCGTGTTGACGGGACGTCAGGGGATTGAAAATATTGTAGATGGTTTGGATGCTGGCGCCGATGACTATATGATTAAGCCCTTCGACCCCAAAGAGTTAAGCTCTCGCCTGCATATTGGGGCGCGCATTTTGGATCTGGAACAACGTTTGAAGGGGGCCTATGAACGTATGTATGAATTGGCCATGCATGATGAATTGACCGGCCTTTGGAATCGTAGAGCTTTCTATACCCATGCACAATCCGAATTGGAACGTTCTGAGCGAATGGTTCACGCGCTGAGTATTCTTCTTTTAGATATCGATCATTTTAAGCTCGTCAATGATCGATATGGGCACCTTGTCGGCGATCGAGCATTGATAATGTTGGCTGAGACGATTACAAAAAATTTGCGTAGTTATGACCGTGCCGGCCGTTGGGGCGGGGAGGAGTTTATCATCTTGTTGCCCGAGACTTCTCTCAACGAAGCCGTAGAAATAGCCGAGCGCTTACGCATTCAGGTAATGAATGCCAGGTTGCCCGTGCATGTCGAAGATCAAGATAACTTTGATGACGAATTGGGCATTGAGATAAGTCTGGGGGTTGCTACTTTAAATCTAGGAAGCGCTGTGTCTTTGGACCAGTTATTTGATGCCGCCGATGAAATGCTATACCTGGCAAAAAGGCAAGGGCGCAATCGGGTTTGTTATCAGCGATAGAAGCCGCATAGTATGATGGGTAGCGGTGAGCAAATTGGTTTTCCAGGAATAAACTTATGGAACGATTATTTGGTTGGCTGGAAGCGCATAAAACATATATTTACGTTGGGGCATGGCTTGTTTGTGGCTCTGCTTTTATGTTGTTTTTTCCAACACAAGGGCGATTTGCTGTGGTTGTGCTGTGGTTTCCGGTCATCATTAGCGGGTGGCTATTTGGCGAAAAAACAGGTTTTTTGGCGGGCGCCGCTACCTATCCGATTATCGTTTTATTTACAGTTAGCGCAGGGGGTGGTTGGCAAAATTGGTTTGATCCTGTGCTACTTGCGATGTCCATAGTTGCAAGTTTATTTGGTTTTTTGGTGGGGGGAACAAGTACAGCAATGCGGAATCATTTTCTAATGGAGATGGAAAAGCGCCAACGTGCTGAAATGCGCGTACAGCATGAGGAGAATAAATACCGCGCCTTGTTTGAGGATGCCCCAATTTCGTTGTGGGAAGAAGATTTCTCGGATGTAAAAAAATATATTGATGCACTCAGGGCACAGGGAATTAGCGATTTTGAAACCTATTTTGACGCTCATCCCGAAGATATTATCAAATGCACTCAAATGGTTCGGGTTTTGGATGTAAATCGAGTCACCTATGATCTTTTTAAAGTCCCCGGAAAAGATGAACTTCTGCAAAATTTGGGGCATATCTTTGGGGAAGAGTCAACGGAAGTATTTCGACAAGAACTGATTGCAATTGGGAATGGGGAGCGTGTTTTTGAGAGCCGCGGCATCAACTATGATTTGGAAGGCAACCTGCTTCATGTGGATGTGAAGTGGGAAATTAGCCCTGGCTATGAAGATACGCTCGAACGGGTGTTGGTATCCATCATCAATATTACAGAACAAGTTCTGGCCGAAGAAGAATTGACTCTGCAAAAAATATATTTTGAGACACTTTTTAATGTAAGCCCCATTGCCATTGTGACCACGGATGTAAATAGCGATATTTCTGATTGCAATCCGGCTTTTGAAAAACTTTTTGGGTACCAGAAATCTGAGGTTTTGAAACGACAGCTAACCGAAGTGATTATTCAACCAATAGAACACCAGAGTTCCGCCCAGTTGGCAGATCGCGTGCGTGAAGGCGATATGATTCGCGTGGTCACCCAGCGCAGGCACAAAAACGGCGACCTTGTGGATGTGGAATTATTTGCCATGCCCATACATGGTGGCGACGAGAACGCTTCATATTTGGCTTTGTATCATGATATTACTGATCTCATCGCCGCACGACGGGCCGCCGAAGCTGCTGTCAAGGCCAAAGCCGAATTTTTGGCGAATATGAGTCATGAAATACGCACCCCCCTAAACGCCGTGATCGGGATGACGAGTTTACTTCTGGATACGCCNNNNNNNNNNNNNNNNNNNNNNNNNNNNNNNNNNNNNNNNNNNNNNNNNNNNNNNNNNNNNNNNNNNNNNNNNNNNNNNNNNNNNNNNNNNNNNNNNNNNGGATGTGATTGGCGATGTAACTCGCTTGCGGCAGATATTGGTCAATTTGCTTGGAAATGCCATTAAATTCACTGAAAAGGGCGAAATTATTACCCGCGTTGCCCTGGAATGTCAGGAAGGCGAAGAATGTATTCTCCATTTTTCGGTTCAAGATACGGGCATCGGAATACCGCCGGATCGGATTGAACATTTGTTTGAATCGTTTACACAAGTAGATGCATCAACAACGCGTCGCTATGGGGGAACGGGTTTGGGCTTAGCGATCAGCAAACAATTGGTTGAGATCATGGGGGGGGAAATGTGGGTTGAAAGCGAACTGGGCAAAGGCTCAACTTTTCATTTTACAATCCGCGCAGAAAGAGCGCCACAGCGCCTGAATAATGCCGGGGGAGAAATAGGATTGATTGAGGATGTGCGCGTTCTGATTGTGGATGATAATGCCACCAATCGACTGATTCTGATTCGA
It contains:
- a CDS encoding PAS domain S-box protein; translation: MERLFGWLEAHKTYIYVGAWLVCGSAFMLFFPTQGRFAVVVLWFPVIISGWLFGEKTGFLAGAATYPIIVLFTVSAGGGWQNWFDPVLLAMSIVASLFGFLVGGTSTAMRNHFLMEMEKRQRAEMRVQHEENKYRALFEDAPISLWEEDFSDVKKYIDALRAQGISDFETYFDAHPEDIIKCTQMVRVLDVNRVTYDLFKVPGKDELLQNLGHIFGEESTEVFRQELIAIGNGERVFESRGINYDLEGNLLHVDVKWEISPGYEDTLERVLVSIINITEQVLAEEELTLQKIYFETLFNVSPIAIVTTDVNSDISDCNPAFEKLFGYQKSEVLKRQLTEVIIQPIEHQSSAQLADRVREGDMIRVVTQRRHKNGDLVDVELFAMPIHGGDENASYLALYHDITDLIAARRAAEAAVKAKAEFLANMSHEIRTPLNAVIGMTSLLLDTP
- a CDS encoding diguanylate cyclase, with translation MKVLIVEDDPISLKLLSGTLSQLNYDVVEAKNGVEAWQILQQRTIRLVITDWVMPEMDGITLTRLIRETEMAGYIYIIVLTGRQGIENIVDGLDAGADDYMIKPFDPKELSSRLHIGARILDLEQRLKGAYERMYELAMHDELTGLWNRRAFYTHAQSELERSERMVHALSILLLDIDHFKLVNDRYGHLVGDRALIMLAETITKNLRSYDRAGRWGGEEFIILLPETSLNEAVEIAERLRIQVMNARLPVHVEDQDNFDDELGIEISLGVATLNLGSAVSLDQLFDAADEMLYLAKRQGRNRVCYQR